Proteins encoded together in one Mycolicibacter minnesotensis window:
- a CDS encoding pyridoxal phosphate-dependent decarboxylase family protein, with protein sequence MSDFPYTDRFTVNRTLPEHGRPRDEVLAELREMAQAEDPTWETGKVSGTMYCGDHEHYRFLDEAFGLFAHVNVLQRDICPSATKFEGEIIAMALDLMHAEAVTDGEPVGMVTTGGTGSIIHALLAYREHAAKNRGITRPNFIKPETGHPAFDKGCHLFGIELRKAPVDPQTAQVDVDWVAANIDENTIAIMGSACNYGYGTVDPIPELGQLALERGVGLHVDGCLGGFVLPFANELGYDIPVFDFRVPGVTSISADNHKYGYALKGSSTLLFRDKAYRNAQYFFLPDWTGGKYMSPGIEGSRSGGLIAAAWASMVQLGREGYRNYAKAIFETAAAMQDAVRSHPELTIIGSPTFCFSFRSDEFDIYHVADAMKPKGWRFNGQQYPNAIHMAVTRPQTQPGVVEAFTADLDDAIEYAKKKTAAGDAPISAAVYGGVPGGMTEEAAHFIEGFMEHILDTQQSLPPQ encoded by the coding sequence ATGTCCGACTTCCCCTACACGGACCGCTTCACCGTCAACCGCACGCTGCCCGAACACGGCCGGCCGCGCGATGAGGTACTGGCCGAGTTGCGCGAGATGGCGCAGGCCGAGGACCCCACCTGGGAGACCGGCAAGGTGTCCGGAACCATGTACTGCGGGGACCACGAGCACTACCGATTCCTCGACGAGGCCTTCGGCCTGTTCGCCCACGTGAACGTGCTGCAGCGCGACATCTGTCCGTCGGCGACCAAGTTCGAGGGCGAGATCATCGCGATGGCACTGGATCTCATGCATGCCGAGGCCGTCACCGACGGCGAGCCGGTGGGCATGGTCACCACCGGGGGCACCGGCAGCATCATCCACGCGCTGTTGGCCTACCGTGAGCACGCCGCCAAGAACCGGGGCATCACCCGGCCGAATTTCATCAAGCCCGAAACCGGACACCCAGCCTTCGACAAAGGGTGTCACCTGTTCGGCATCGAGCTGCGCAAGGCGCCCGTGGACCCGCAGACCGCGCAGGTAGACGTCGACTGGGTCGCCGCGAACATCGACGAGAACACCATCGCGATCATGGGTTCGGCCTGCAATTACGGCTATGGCACGGTCGACCCGATCCCTGAGCTGGGGCAGTTGGCGCTCGAACGCGGGGTGGGCCTGCACGTCGATGGGTGCCTGGGCGGTTTCGTGCTGCCCTTCGCCAACGAACTGGGCTACGACATCCCCGTTTTCGACTTCCGGGTCCCCGGCGTGACCAGCATCTCGGCGGACAACCACAAGTACGGCTACGCGTTGAAGGGCTCTTCGACCCTGCTGTTCCGCGACAAGGCCTACCGCAACGCGCAGTACTTCTTCCTGCCGGACTGGACCGGCGGCAAGTACATGTCTCCGGGCATCGAGGGTTCACGTTCGGGCGGATTGATCGCCGCCGCGTGGGCCTCCATGGTCCAGCTGGGCCGAGAAGGCTATCGCAACTACGCCAAAGCGATTTTCGAGACCGCGGCGGCGATGCAGGACGCGGTGCGCAGCCACCCGGAGCTGACGATCATCGGTTCGCCCACGTTCTGCTTCAGCTTCCGGTCCGACGAGTTCGACATCTACCACGTCGCCGACGCCATGAAGCCCAAGGGCTGGCGGTTCAACGGTCAGCAGTACCCCAACGCCATCCACATGGCCGTGACGCGGCCGCAGACCCAGCCCGGCGTGGTCGAAGCCTTCACCGCCGACCTCGACGACGCGATCGAGTACGCCAAGAAGAAGACCGCCGCCGGCGATGCGCCGATCAGCGCTGCGGTATACGGCGGTGTC
- a CDS encoding inositol monophosphatase family protein → MTMDRFGALDLRVDTKPDLTPVTDADRAVEVALRDALARDRPDDDVLGEEFGGSALFTGRQWVIDPIDGTKNFVRGVPVWATLIALLEDGVPRIGAISAPALGRRWWAGDGLGAFAAVGDAAPRRLAVSAVAELGAASMSFAGLKQWAQLGLRQRFLDLTDSVWRTRSYGDFWAYCLLAEGALDVVAEPTVSLWDLAALDVLVREAGGTFTDLSGTAGPHGGSAVASNSLLQAAVLDCLGLG, encoded by the coding sequence ATGACTATGGACCGGTTCGGCGCACTGGACCTGCGGGTGGACACAAAACCCGATCTCACTCCGGTCACCGACGCCGACCGTGCAGTCGAGGTCGCACTACGTGACGCGCTGGCCCGTGATCGGCCCGACGACGACGTCTTGGGCGAGGAGTTCGGCGGTAGCGCCCTGTTCACCGGCCGCCAGTGGGTCATCGACCCGATCGACGGAACCAAGAACTTCGTCCGGGGGGTGCCGGTGTGGGCCACCTTGATCGCGCTGCTCGAAGACGGTGTGCCGCGCATCGGTGCGATCAGTGCTCCGGCGCTGGGCAGACGATGGTGGGCCGGTGACGGTCTGGGCGCATTTGCCGCGGTCGGGGACGCAGCGCCTCGTCGCCTGGCGGTGTCCGCGGTGGCCGAGCTGGGTGCGGCGAGCATGTCGTTCGCCGGACTCAAGCAGTGGGCGCAACTGGGACTGCGACAGCGTTTCCTGGATCTGACCGACTCGGTGTGGCGAACCCGCAGCTACGGCGATTTCTGGGCCTACTGCCTGCTCGCCGAGGGCGCACTCGATGTCGTCGCCGAACCCACGGTCTCACTGTGGGACCTGGCGGCACTCGATGTCCTGGTCCGCGAGGCGGGTGGGACTTTCACCGACCTGAGCGGCACCGCAGGTCCGCACGGCGGCAGTGCGGTGGCCAGCAACTCGCTGCTGCAGGCAGCGGTGTTGGACTGCCTCGGACTGGGCTAG
- a CDS encoding LysR family transcriptional regulator — protein MVAAEELHFSRAAARVYLAQQALSRQIKDLEDELGVRLFERTTRNVALTPAGEVFLEGARAVLTALDGAAAAAQQTARGVVGTLRLGYVPGAALELTAPIIAEFRERHPDVTVQMREFPVSDPSAGLASGAADVAFLRLPQNTPNLSAEILAVDPVVAMVSASHRHAGRTSVSVRDLLEDPITQSSSVDEAHHAFWSLAAARTDAARIDTVRTDSITEEAQVVAAGAAIAVTSAAAAHFMPATGVRFVTIEDWPGSAIAVGWTDDEPSPLVARFVDVACSVRDAEPAIVDGIERRLLAESP, from the coding sequence GTGGTGGCCGCCGAGGAACTGCACTTCAGCCGGGCGGCGGCGCGGGTGTATCTGGCCCAACAGGCACTGAGCCGCCAGATCAAGGATCTTGAGGACGAACTCGGCGTCCGACTGTTCGAGCGAACCACCCGCAATGTAGCCCTGACGCCCGCCGGCGAGGTGTTTCTCGAGGGTGCCCGGGCAGTCTTGACCGCACTGGACGGCGCGGCCGCGGCTGCACAACAGACCGCCCGCGGGGTGGTGGGCACCCTGCGGTTGGGATATGTCCCCGGCGCTGCCCTCGAACTGACCGCGCCGATCATTGCCGAGTTCCGGGAACGTCATCCCGACGTCACCGTGCAGATGCGGGAATTCCCGGTCAGTGATCCCTCGGCCGGGCTGGCATCGGGCGCGGCCGACGTGGCCTTCCTGCGGTTGCCCCAGAACACGCCCAACCTGTCGGCCGAGATCCTGGCGGTCGATCCAGTCGTGGCGATGGTGTCGGCCTCGCACCGCCACGCTGGGCGAACCTCGGTGTCGGTGCGGGACCTCCTCGAGGACCCGATCACCCAATCCTCCAGTGTCGACGAGGCCCACCATGCGTTCTGGAGCCTGGCCGCGGCACGGACCGACGCCGCCAGGATCGACACCGTGCGTACCGACTCGATCACCGAGGAGGCGCAGGTGGTTGCGGCTGGGGCGGCCATCGCCGTCACCAGCGCGGCGGCCGCCCACTTCATGCCGGCGACCGGAGTCCGGTTCGTGACCATCGAGGACTGGCCCGGCTCGGCGATCGCGGTCGGCTGGACTGATGACGAGCCGTCACCGCTGGTGGCCCGCTTCGTCGATGTCGCCTGTTCGGTGCGTGACGCCGAGCCCGCGATCGTGGACGGTATCGAGCGCCGGCTGCTGGCGGAGTCACCGTAA
- the hrcA gene encoding heat-inducible transcriptional repressor HrcA translates to MGVADDRRLEVLRAIVADFVATKEPIGSKALVERHNLGVSPATVRNDMAVLEAEGYIAQPHTSSGRVPTEKGYREFVDRIDDVKPLSAAERRAILSFLDSGVDLDDVLRRAVRTLAQLTRQVAVVQYPTLSVSTVRHLEVIALTPARLLLVVITDSGRVDQRIVELGDPIDDHQLSQLRELLGAALEGKRISAASTAVAELAGHLDGRSGLSSGLANAVGRSATVLLESLVEHREERLLLGGTANLTRNAADFGSSLRSVLEVLEEQVVVLRLLAVQQEAGKVTVRIGHETEAQEMAGASMVSTAYGSQGTVFGGMGVLGPTRMDYPGTIASVAAVAMYIGEVLGAR, encoded by the coding sequence ATGGGCGTGGCTGACGATCGCCGCTTGGAGGTATTGCGCGCCATCGTCGCGGACTTCGTTGCCACCAAGGAGCCCATCGGCTCCAAGGCTTTGGTCGAGCGGCACAACCTGGGGGTCTCGCCGGCCACCGTCCGCAATGACATGGCGGTGCTGGAGGCCGAGGGCTATATCGCCCAGCCGCACACCAGTTCCGGGCGGGTGCCCACCGAGAAGGGCTACCGGGAATTCGTCGACCGCATCGACGACGTCAAGCCGCTGTCGGCCGCCGAGCGCCGAGCGATCCTGTCGTTCCTGGACTCCGGTGTAGACCTCGACGACGTGTTGCGCCGCGCGGTGCGCACCCTGGCGCAACTGACCCGCCAGGTCGCCGTGGTGCAGTATCCGACCCTGTCGGTGTCCACGGTGCGCCACCTTGAGGTGATCGCGCTGACCCCGGCACGGCTGCTGCTGGTGGTGATCACCGATTCCGGCCGGGTCGATCAGCGCATCGTCGAGCTTGGCGATCCCATCGACGACCACCAACTCAGTCAGCTGCGGGAGTTGCTGGGCGCCGCGCTGGAGGGCAAGCGGATCTCGGCGGCCTCGACCGCGGTCGCCGAACTCGCCGGCCATCTGGACGGTCGCAGCGGGCTCTCATCCGGCTTGGCCAATGCGGTCGGTCGTTCGGCGACCGTGCTGCTGGAATCGCTGGTCGAACACCGCGAGGAGCGCTTGCTGCTGGGAGGTACCGCCAACCTCACCCGCAACGCCGCCGACTTCGGCAGCTCGCTGCGGTCGGTGCTGGAAGTGCTCGAGGAGCAGGTGGTGGTGCTGCGGCTGCTGGCTGTGCAGCAGGAAGCCGGTAAAGTCACGGTGCGTATCGGTCACGAGACCGAGGCGCAGGAGATGGCCGGGGCCTCGATGGTGTCCACCGCATACGGGTCACAGGGCACCGTGTTCGGGGGCATGGGGGTGTTGGGTCCCACTCGGATGGACTATCCGGGAACGATCGCCAGTGTTGCTGCGGTGGCGATGTACATCGGTGAAGTGCTCGGGGCTCGCTGA
- the dnaJ gene encoding molecular chaperone DnaJ: protein MARDYYGLLGVGKDASDTELKRAYRKLARTYHPDVNPDEAAQAKFKEISAAYEVLSDPEKRRIVDLGGDPLESGAGNGFGGFGGGSGFGGLGDVFEAFFGGGAASRGPIGRVRPGSDSLLRLRLDLTECATGVTKRVTVDTAVLCDRCQGRGTHGDSRPIACDTCHGRGEVQSLQRSLLGQVMTSRPCPTCRGVGEVIPDPCHQCGGDGRVRSRREISVKIPAGVGDGMRVRLAAQGEVGPGGGPAGDLYVEVHEQAHDIFIRDGDDLHCTISVPMVDAALGTTVVVDAILDGATDITIPAGTQPGATIVLRGHGMPQVRTGVRGDLHAHIEVVVPERLDSHDTELLRKFKEHRDRESAEVRSAHTPPSGGLFSRLRETFTGR from the coding sequence GTGGCACGCGACTATTACGGCTTGCTGGGCGTCGGTAAGGACGCCAGCGACACCGAGCTCAAGCGCGCCTACCGCAAGCTGGCGCGCACCTACCATCCCGATGTCAACCCCGACGAGGCCGCGCAGGCCAAGTTCAAGGAGATCAGCGCCGCCTACGAGGTGCTCTCCGACCCGGAGAAGCGCCGAATCGTCGACCTCGGCGGCGACCCCCTGGAAAGCGGCGCCGGTAATGGATTCGGTGGCTTCGGTGGTGGCTCGGGATTTGGTGGCCTCGGGGATGTGTTCGAGGCGTTCTTCGGCGGCGGTGCGGCGTCACGTGGCCCCATCGGCCGGGTCCGGCCGGGCTCGGATTCGCTGCTGCGCCTGCGCCTAGACCTCACCGAGTGCGCGACCGGCGTCACCAAGCGCGTGACGGTCGACACCGCGGTGCTGTGCGACCGCTGCCAGGGTCGTGGCACCCACGGGGACTCGCGTCCCATCGCCTGCGACACCTGCCACGGACGCGGCGAGGTGCAGAGCTTGCAGCGTTCGCTCCTAGGCCAGGTCATGACCTCGCGGCCATGCCCGACCTGCCGCGGGGTCGGCGAAGTGATCCCCGATCCCTGTCATCAGTGCGGCGGCGACGGACGGGTGCGTTCCCGCCGTGAGATCAGCGTGAAGATCCCGGCCGGAGTCGGCGACGGAATGCGTGTGCGGCTGGCCGCTCAGGGCGAGGTCGGGCCCGGTGGCGGACCGGCCGGCGACCTCTACGTCGAGGTGCATGAGCAGGCCCACGACATCTTCATCCGCGACGGCGACGACCTGCACTGCACCATCTCGGTGCCGATGGTCGACGCGGCCCTGGGCACCACCGTTGTGGTCGATGCCATCCTCGACGGCGCCACCGACATCACGATCCCGGCCGGTACCCAACCGGGCGCCACCATCGTCCTGCGCGGCCACGGCATGCCGCAGGTCCGCACCGGCGTGCGCGGCGATCTGCACGCCCACATCGAGGTGGTCGTTCCCGAGCGCCTCGACAGCCATGACACCGAGTTGCTGCGCAAGTTCAAAGAGCACCGGGATCGCGAGTCCGCCGAAGTCCGCTCGGCGCACACCCCGCCCAGCGGCGGACTGTTCAGTCGACTGCGCGAAACCTTCACCGGGCGCTGA
- a CDS encoding 16S rRNA (uracil(1498)-N(3))-methyltransferase, protein MAGLFYVDALPEVGSVALVGGDAGFHAATVRRIRPGEQLTLGDGAGVVAQCEVEETDRAGLRARVLDRRMIAPPAPPVTVVQALPKSERSELAIELATEAGADAFVAWQADRCVARWDGSRADKGVRRWQAVARAAAGQSRRAHIPPVDGVLAGSELVSWVREQVAVGTGVLVLHDAAGVALPDAVESGTPALALVVGPEGGITEAELAALTGAGAVAVRLGPTVLRTSTAAAVALGALGVLTPRWGSE, encoded by the coding sequence GTGGCCGGCCTGTTCTACGTCGATGCGCTGCCCGAGGTGGGTTCGGTGGCCCTCGTCGGTGGCGACGCCGGCTTCCACGCCGCGACGGTGCGCCGGATCCGGCCCGGTGAGCAGCTCACCCTCGGTGACGGTGCTGGTGTGGTGGCGCAGTGCGAAGTCGAGGAGACCGACCGCGCCGGATTGAGGGCGCGGGTTCTGGACCGCCGAATGATCGCGCCGCCGGCGCCGCCGGTGACCGTGGTGCAGGCACTGCCCAAATCCGAACGATCCGAGCTGGCGATCGAACTCGCGACCGAGGCCGGTGCCGACGCGTTCGTGGCCTGGCAGGCCGACCGGTGCGTGGCCCGCTGGGACGGCTCGCGTGCCGACAAGGGAGTACGGCGCTGGCAGGCGGTGGCCCGCGCAGCCGCCGGGCAGTCCCGCCGGGCCCACATTCCGCCCGTTGACGGGGTGCTGGCCGGCTCCGAGTTGGTGTCCTGGGTCCGCGAGCAGGTGGCCGTCGGCACCGGCGTGCTGGTCTTGCACGATGCGGCCGGCGTCGCACTGCCCGATGCGGTCGAGTCAGGCACGCCGGCACTGGCCCTGGTGGTCGGACCCGAAGGCGGGATCACCGAGGCGGAGCTGGCGGCGCTGACCGGGGCCGGGGCGGTCGCGGTTCGGCTGGGGCCGACGGTGTTGCGGACCTCGACTGCGGCGGCGGTCGCGCTGGGCGCGCTCGGGGTGTTGACCCCACGCTGGGGGAGTGAATAG
- a CDS encoding AraC family transcriptional regulator: protein MNSQSAPSLSISDGYAVYRGPVGGGPIHRHGAFQIVVAGRDEVAMVDPAGTRYQAAALVVSPMAPHRILAIRDLITYYIEPYCLFADRLRRRYAGGIAAAPELGELREHDVAAACRRPSQELDPRLVAALALLADSDLAMPALAAQIGLSPQRLRALARRELGMPLTRWRVWSRLHRAVAALQAGLPLAEAATTAGFADQAHFTRQMREMMGLTPSVVLRALG from the coding sequence GTGAATAGCCAGTCGGCGCCGTCGCTGAGCATCAGCGACGGTTACGCCGTCTACCGCGGACCGGTGGGCGGCGGGCCGATTCACCGCCACGGCGCCTTCCAGATCGTGGTCGCCGGGCGTGACGAGGTGGCCATGGTCGACCCGGCCGGCACGCGGTATCAGGCTGCCGCGCTGGTCGTCTCGCCGATGGCGCCGCATCGCATCCTGGCCATCCGAGACCTGATCACCTACTACATCGAGCCGTACTGTCTGTTCGCCGACCGGCTGCGTCGGCGCTACGCCGGCGGCATCGCCGCGGCTCCCGAACTGGGAGAGCTGCGCGAACACGACGTCGCGGCCGCATGCCGCCGACCGTCGCAGGAGCTGGATCCGAGACTGGTGGCGGCGCTGGCCCTACTGGCCGACAGCGACCTCGCTATGCCGGCGCTGGCCGCGCAGATCGGACTGTCGCCCCAGCGGCTGCGCGCGTTGGCACGCCGCGAACTGGGGATGCCCCTGACCCGCTGGCGGGTCTGGTCGCGGTTGCACCGCGCGGTGGCAGCCCTGCAGGCGGGTCTGCCCTTGGCGGAAGCCGCGACCACCGCGGGCTTCGCCGATCAGGCCCACTTCACCCGGCAGATGCGCGAGATGATGGGCCTGACGCCTTCGGTGGTGCTGCGGGCGCTCGGGTGA
- a CDS encoding class I SAM-dependent methyltransferase — MSDEAFTPALGRLAPARFFDYVVALTRERLWRGLTVMHLAPRPDDAILDVGCGTGSLALLAARVEPGATIVGLDPDPEILAVAREKDADGRVRWLNGMGDDLAASVEPASMDGVMSSLVLHQCPMDVKRAILASMFTVLRSGGRLVIADFGWQRTPLMRLAFRFVQFADGKTDTQPNADGVLPELISAAGFTDVREAEVVATINGTISIYTARKR, encoded by the coding sequence ATGAGCGACGAAGCCTTCACCCCCGCCCTGGGCCGCTTGGCGCCGGCCCGGTTCTTCGACTACGTGGTGGCGTTGACGCGGGAGCGGCTGTGGCGAGGCCTGACCGTCATGCATCTGGCGCCGCGGCCCGACGACGCGATCCTCGACGTGGGGTGCGGCACCGGATCGCTGGCGCTGCTGGCGGCTCGGGTGGAGCCCGGGGCGACGATCGTGGGGCTGGATCCCGATCCCGAGATCTTGGCCGTGGCGCGTGAGAAAGATGCTGATGGCCGAGTCCGCTGGCTGAACGGGATGGGCGACGACCTGGCGGCATCGGTGGAGCCGGCGTCGATGGACGGTGTGATGTCCAGCCTGGTGCTGCACCAATGCCCGATGGACGTCAAGCGCGCCATCTTGGCGTCGATGTTTACGGTGCTGAGGTCGGGCGGGCGGTTGGTGATCGCCGACTTCGGCTGGCAACGGACTCCGCTGATGCGCCTGGCGTTTCGGTTCGTCCAGTTCGCCGACGGCAAGACCGATACCCAGCCCAACGCCGATGGGGTTCTCCCGGAGTTGATTTCGGCCGCCGGCTTCACCGATGTCCGCGAGGCCGAGGTGGTGGCCACCATCAACGGGACGATCTCGATCTATACCGCCCGCAAGCGGTGA
- a CDS encoding PhoH family protein: protein MTPRDTPAAGPASQVRSTVDIPPDLVMGLLGSADENLRAIEDLLTADLHVRGNAVTISGAPADVALAERVLAELVAVAAAGQPLAPETVRHSVGMLVGTGASSASPAEVLTLDILSRRGKTIRPKTLNQKRYVDAIDAHTIVFGIGPAGTGKTYLAMAKAVKALQTKQVSRIILTRPAVEAGERLGFLPGTLSEKIDPYLRPLYDALHDMMDPELIPKLMSSGVIEVAPLAYMRGRTLNDAFIILDEAQNTTAEQMKMFLTRLGFGAKIVVTGDITQIDLPGGARSGLRAAVDILDDVGDIYVAELTSVDVVRHRLVSEIVDAYARHESEQVQPGLAMNRASRRASQGRSNR, encoded by the coding sequence GTGACGCCCCGCGATACCCCCGCTGCCGGGCCGGCCTCGCAGGTTCGCAGTACCGTCGACATTCCACCCGACCTGGTCATGGGCCTGCTGGGCTCCGCAGATGAGAACTTGCGCGCCATCGAAGACCTGCTCACCGCTGACCTGCACGTGCGCGGCAACGCCGTGACCATCTCCGGTGCGCCCGCCGATGTCGCGCTGGCCGAGCGGGTGCTCGCCGAGCTGGTGGCCGTCGCGGCGGCCGGCCAGCCGCTCGCACCCGAAACGGTGCGACACAGCGTCGGCATGTTGGTGGGCACCGGAGCGAGCAGCGCATCACCCGCCGAGGTCCTCACCCTGGACATCTTGTCGCGACGCGGCAAGACCATCCGGCCCAAGACGCTCAACCAGAAGCGTTACGTCGACGCCATCGACGCGCACACCATCGTGTTCGGCATCGGCCCGGCCGGCACCGGCAAGACCTATCTGGCGATGGCCAAGGCGGTCAAGGCGCTGCAGACCAAGCAGGTGAGCCGCATCATCTTGACCCGTCCGGCCGTGGAAGCCGGCGAGCGGCTCGGGTTTCTGCCCGGCACGTTGAGCGAGAAGATCGACCCGTACCTGCGCCCGCTGTACGACGCGCTGCACGACATGATGGATCCCGAGCTGATTCCCAAGCTGATGAGCTCCGGGGTGATCGAGGTGGCTCCGCTGGCCTACATGCGCGGCCGGACTCTCAACGACGCGTTCATCATTCTTGACGAGGCGCAGAACACCACCGCCGAACAGATGAAGATGTTCCTCACCCGGCTGGGCTTCGGCGCCAAGATCGTGGTCACCGGCGACATCACCCAGATCGACCTGCCCGGCGGCGCCCGATCGGGACTGCGGGCCGCCGTCGACATCCTCGACGACGTCGGCGACATCTACGTCGCCGAGCTCACCAGCGTCGACGTCGTCCGGCACCGGCTGGTGTCGGAGATCGTCGACGCCTACGCACGCCACGAATCCGAACAGGTTCAGCCCGGGCTGGCCATGAACCGAGCGTCGCGGCGCGCATCACAAGGCAGGTCGAACCGATGA
- the ybeY gene encoding rRNA maturation RNase YbeY, whose product MSIEVSNESGLDVSEVELVSVAKFVLAKMDVNPGAELSMVLLDTAAMADLHMRWMDLPGPTDVMSFPMDELEPGGRPDAPEPGPSMLGDIALCPEFAAEQAAAAGHSLGQELALLTVHGVLHLLGYDHAEPDEEKEMFALQRRLLEEWVADQVETYRTQSQSEKDRRLLDKSRYFDES is encoded by the coding sequence ATGAGTATTGAGGTCTCCAACGAGTCCGGTCTCGACGTCTCCGAAGTCGAGCTGGTCAGCGTCGCCAAGTTCGTGCTGGCCAAGATGGACGTCAATCCCGGTGCCGAGCTGTCGATGGTGCTGCTGGACACCGCCGCGATGGCCGACCTGCACATGCGCTGGATGGACCTACCCGGCCCCACCGACGTCATGAGTTTCCCAATGGACGAGCTGGAGCCCGGTGGCCGGCCGGACGCTCCCGAGCCAGGCCCGTCGATGCTCGGCGACATCGCATTGTGCCCGGAGTTCGCCGCTGAACAGGCCGCGGCGGCCGGGCATTCGCTGGGCCAGGAATTGGCGCTGCTCACCGTGCACGGCGTGCTGCACCTGCTGGGCTACGACCATGCCGAGCCGGACGAGGAAAAAGAGATGTTCGCCCTGCAGCGCCGTCTGCTCGAGGAGTGGGTAGCCGACCAGGTGGAGACCTATCGGACCCAGTCCCAAAGCGAGAAGGACCGACGGCTGCTGGACAAGTCCAGGTATTTCGACGAATCGTGA
- a CDS encoding hemolysin family protein — translation MTETPLLLGVIALIGLGGLFSAIDAAVNTVSPARVEELVRAKRPGAGWLVKLMGERPRYINLAVLLRITCEVTATALLVYLLNAVLGLDWGLFAAAAIMVVVSFVVIGVGPRTLGRQNAYSIALASALPLHVISVLLAPISRVLVVLGNALTPGRGFRNGPFASEVELREIVDMAQQRGVVAADERRMIQSVFELADTPAREVMVPRTEMVWIERDKTAGQATSLAVRSGHSRIPVIGENVDDILGVVYLKDLVQQTYYSTNGGQDTTVAQVMRPAVFMPDSKALNALLEDMQRSRYHMALLVDEYGAIAGLVTIEDVLEEIVGEIADEYDQGEVAPVQELGDNRFRVSARLPIEDVGELYGVHFDSDLDVDTVGGLLALELGRVPLPGAEVVSHGLLLRAEGSRDGRGRVRVSTVLVSPAEPAGEEAAVEP, via the coding sequence GTGACCGAGACACCGCTGCTTCTCGGCGTGATCGCGCTGATCGGTCTGGGTGGCCTGTTCTCGGCGATCGATGCCGCGGTCAACACGGTGTCGCCGGCGCGGGTCGAGGAACTGGTGCGGGCAAAACGGCCCGGTGCCGGCTGGCTGGTCAAGCTGATGGGCGAGCGTCCCCGCTATATCAACCTGGCCGTGTTGTTGCGCATCACCTGCGAGGTCACCGCCACGGCACTACTGGTGTACCTGCTCAATGCGGTGCTTGGCCTGGACTGGGGACTGTTCGCCGCGGCAGCGATCATGGTGGTGGTCAGCTTCGTGGTGATCGGGGTGGGGCCGCGGACCCTGGGCCGGCAGAACGCCTACTCGATCGCGCTGGCCTCAGCTCTGCCGCTGCACGTGATCTCGGTGTTGCTCGCCCCGATCAGCCGCGTACTGGTAGTGCTGGGCAATGCGCTGACACCGGGGCGCGGCTTCCGCAACGGGCCGTTCGCCTCCGAAGTCGAGTTGCGCGAAATCGTCGACATGGCACAGCAACGTGGGGTGGTGGCCGCTGACGAGCGCCGGATGATCCAGTCGGTGTTCGAACTGGCCGACACTCCGGCGCGTGAAGTCATGGTGCCGCGTACCGAGATGGTGTGGATCGAGCGCGACAAGACCGCTGGGCAAGCCACGTCGTTGGCGGTGCGCAGCGGTCACTCCCGGATCCCGGTGATCGGTGAGAACGTTGACGACATCCTCGGCGTTGTCTACCTCAAAGACCTTGTCCAACAAACGTATTACTCCACCAACGGGGGGCAGGACACCACGGTCGCGCAGGTGATGCGTCCGGCGGTGTTCATGCCCGACTCCAAGGCGCTCAATGCGCTGCTGGAAGACATGCAGCGCAGTCGCTATCACATGGCGCTGCTGGTCGACGAGTACGGCGCTATCGCGGGACTGGTGACCATCGAGGACGTGCTGGAGGAGATCGTCGGTGAGATCGCCGACGAGTACGACCAGGGTGAGGTGGCCCCGGTCCAGGAGTTGGGTGACAACAGGTTTCGGGTCTCGGCACGGCTGCCGATCGAAGACGTCGGCGAACTGTACGGAGTGCACTTCGACTCCGACCTGGATGTCGACACGGTCGGAGGACTGCTCGCACTGGAGCTCGGTCGAGTTCCGCTGCCTGGTGCCGAGGTAGTGTCACACGGTCTGCTCCTGCGGGCCGAGGGCAGCCGCGATGGCCGCGGGCGGGTGCGGGTCAGCACCGTTTTGGTCAGCCCGGCCGAACCCGCCGGCGAGGAGGCCGCAGTTGAACCGTGA